In Bubalus kerabau isolate K-KA32 ecotype Philippines breed swamp buffalo chromosome 4, PCC_UOA_SB_1v2, whole genome shotgun sequence, one DNA window encodes the following:
- the CCDC42 gene encoding coiled-coil domain-containing protein 42 isoform X1 has translation MSLGIMEEEDLAEYFRLQYGERLLQLLRKFPSIEDQSDSPSVRLLEKKKEAKIMHHAMEQKKEMFQRRMETLNLRWEELGIKEAQLKAHIQKFEQFIQENDQKRIRALKKANKERELKRQRMRELAKAKQEMAVLRLEHQRLSAKLQEYSIFNKYLEKVVENSEFEEIHEVIARYKTLVSMHHDLMQSAQEGQEKIERAKARLARYKEEKDDEILQHNNELARLQMRFDRARSDVIVWESRWAHIQNTAAKKTLLLGTIKMATLNLFQIVSKQLKEATFVSLEDTHKQLDMIQQFIQDLSDIWAEVKKKELQQIRV, from the exons ATGAGTCTGGGCATCATGGAGGAGGAGGACCTGGCCGAGTACTTCCGGCTGCAGTATGGGGAgcggctgctgcagctgctgcg GAAGTTCCCCAGTATTGAGGACCAGTCGGACTCTCCATCCGTCCGGCTACTGGAGAAGAAGAAGGAGGCCAAGATCATGCACCATGCCATGGAGCAGAAGAAGGAG aTGTTTCAGCGCAGAATGGAAACCCTGAACCTGCGCTGGGAGGAACTGGGCATCAAGGAGGCCCAGCTGAAAGCCCATATACAGAAGTTTGAGCAGTTCATCCAG GAGAATGACCAGAAACGGATCCGAGCCCTAAAGAAGGCCAACAAGGAGCGAGAACTCAAGAGGCAGCGCATGCGTGAGCTGGCCAaggccaagcaggagatggcagtCCTGCGACTGGAGCACCAGCGGCTGAGTGCCAAGCTGCAGGAGTACTCCATCTTCAACAAGTACCTGGAGAAGGTGGTGGAGAACTCCGAG TTTGAGGAGATCCACGAGGTGATCGCGCGCTACAAGACACTGGTGAGCATGCACCACGACCTCATGCAGTCGGCACAGGAGGGCCAGGAGAAGATTGAGCGTGCCAAGGCGCGGCTGGCACGCTACAAAGAGGAAAAGGACGACGAGATCCTTCAGCACAACAACGAGCTGGCGCGTCTGCAGATGCGCTTCGACCGTGCCCGCAGCGACGTCATCGTCTGG GAATCTCGCTGGGCGCACATTCAGAACACCGCTGCCAAGAAGACCCTCTTGCTTGGCACCATTAAGATGGCAACGCTGAACCTCTTCCAGATCGTGAGCAAACAGCTGAAGGAGGCAACCTTCGTGTCCCTGGAGGACAcgcacaaacagctggacatg ATCCAGCAGTTTATCCAGGACCTGTCAGACATCTGGGCAGAGGTGAAGAAGAAGGAGCTACAGCAAATCCGGGTTTGA
- the CCDC42 gene encoding coiled-coil domain-containing protein 42 isoform X2, whose product MSLGIMEEEDLAEYFRLQYGERLLQLLRKFPSIEDQSDSPSVRLLEKKKEAKIMHHAMEQKKEMFQRRMETLNLRWEELGIKEAQLKAHIQKFEQFIQENDQKRIRALKKANKERELKRQRMRELAKAKQEMAVLRLEHQRLSAKLQEYSIFNKYLEKVVENSEESRWAHIQNTAAKKTLLLGTIKMATLNLFQIVSKQLKEATFVSLEDTHKQLDMIQQFIQDLSDIWAEVKKKELQQIRV is encoded by the exons ATGAGTCTGGGCATCATGGAGGAGGAGGACCTGGCCGAGTACTTCCGGCTGCAGTATGGGGAgcggctgctgcagctgctgcg GAAGTTCCCCAGTATTGAGGACCAGTCGGACTCTCCATCCGTCCGGCTACTGGAGAAGAAGAAGGAGGCCAAGATCATGCACCATGCCATGGAGCAGAAGAAGGAG aTGTTTCAGCGCAGAATGGAAACCCTGAACCTGCGCTGGGAGGAACTGGGCATCAAGGAGGCCCAGCTGAAAGCCCATATACAGAAGTTTGAGCAGTTCATCCAG GAGAATGACCAGAAACGGATCCGAGCCCTAAAGAAGGCCAACAAGGAGCGAGAACTCAAGAGGCAGCGCATGCGTGAGCTGGCCAaggccaagcaggagatggcagtCCTGCGACTGGAGCACCAGCGGCTGAGTGCCAAGCTGCAGGAGTACTCCATCTTCAACAAGTACCTGGAGAAGGTGGTGGAGAACTCCGAG GAATCTCGCTGGGCGCACATTCAGAACACCGCTGCCAAGAAGACCCTCTTGCTTGGCACCATTAAGATGGCAACGCTGAACCTCTTCCAGATCGTGAGCAAACAGCTGAAGGAGGCAACCTTCGTGTCCCTGGAGGACAcgcacaaacagctggacatg ATCCAGCAGTTTATCCAGGACCTGTCAGACATCTGGGCAGAGGTGAAGAAGAAGGAGCTACAGCAAATCCGGGTTTGA